The sequence below is a genomic window from Euwallacea similis isolate ESF13 chromosome 1, ESF131.1, whole genome shotgun sequence.
attcttgaaacacGCACTCCTTAAAGTTTGTCTACGTacttaattaacaccctgtatacaaacGAATACTCCTCAATACGTAATTTTCGTTGCCTTGAAACATTGCAAAAAAGAGCACAGGACTTATCGGTAAAACCTGGAAAACTTTCGTAAAATTCCGTTTTATCCAGTTCTGAGCCGTATTTTCGTAATACTAGACACCTGTTACGAaatgacattaaaaaaaaacacacaaaattccaatttagCACGCTATTGCTCTGCCCCTCTTACCCGACCAACGTCCGAGAAGGTGCGTTGGAAAACCCAAACATTCCTCTTGTAAACATTCTTCAACTTGAAACCATCTACGAGCAACACCCCGCCTTCTACGATCCCCTAAAGCCCAAAACTACATAAAACTCTACAATTACGTGATACGTCTGAAAAAGGACAAAGGTATATAATCTTCCCATATCGATCGCAAATAGATAGTCAGGGCAAAGTTGTATTCCATGCTTAAGAAGAAATTCAAACTGATAAAGAAGAACAAGATCACACTGATCAAGACAATCATTTGACAGCAGCTGATATATGCATCAGCAGCATGGAGACATGCGACCGAGACGCATTCGAAGAAAACAGATATTCCAAGGGGCCACGAAACATCCAAATGAGCTAATTAATAGAGCATTGGACTACGATTTGTAAGTTGTCATCCTACACAAAGGACTTAAACATCACAGCCATGTGACAACAGATGACCAGGAAACTGACTCTAAGTGACATCGATTTaagaacataaaaaaaaatcaaaagctgAATAAAACCTGTCTGTGGCTAACTAGTTCTGGCTGTAACCTCTGGGCAAATCATTTCCTTTAGGATCAAGCCAAATCCTTACAAAGCGCCAATAGTCCAAAATACTACCATTGGTGTTTCAGTATCAAAATTTGCTCCACCCTATACTTATAAGTCAAGCCAAAGTCTCGTCCAAAGATTCTCAGAAACTGGAAGAGatacaaaattgatgaaaaacaAAAGACAAGGAAATGTGTCCCAAATTCAACAAGCATTAACTGAATGCAGATTTTGGAAACAGgactaaaattaattaaaactgcgACTTGGCGTACAAAAGTTTTTGATACGTCACtgattttagataaaaaaattaaatgaataattcaaaattcgTCCTTTCTAATTTTGAAAGGCTGCGGACCTAGGAATTACTTACTGGAAAATGGAGATTGTTTCCTCTTACTAACGCTTTTGGTATCACTGATTTCAATATATTCAACTCAAAGAAAATTTCGACGCGGGGGAAAGTGGGGATTTTTAACAGaatcattttcgtttttagaAAGAACCTTGCTATCGTTTTGAGTTCAAAAAGCCAATTAAACAGTTCATAACTCGAAGATACGCTGAACTTAAAAACACTGAACATACAGCTTATTTTTGCCCGAGATCCTGAGGTACAAATTTGGAACTGTCTGTATGTACCTAGCTCTGtagcaaattaaatattattgacCAGAACCCAatgaatgttttaatattatgaaCTTTGTAACGCCTTTAAAGGGTGATTATTGCACCCAAAAAAGGCATTATAGGGACAATAAAGAACTTGAGCCCTAGTATTTATGGTATTCAAAAGTGATAAATCATACCCTTCAGAGACAATTACGACTAGTGTATTTGAGGGCGGATGAGTcaagaaaaagatattttatcgCAGGTGCATGCTGGGTATACAAAGTGGATTATAACTATGGATAGGAATAACAACCATAAGAAATAAGAacaatcaaaaaataaattaaataataaattataacagtttttaaaataaaaaagtaagaaatcattcaaatacttttattatcaaatatgagttttcttaatttcaaatttcacgcGACTAGCTTGGGAAATTCTTGCTTAACTTGCTCAgttaaacaagaaaaaacgaacaaaGTTCAATTGAAACATTGGTGTCCATGGGAACGACGGAGCTATTTCAAAGCCTGCTCATTATATTTCTCAATGGTAGATTTACCATTGGGTCGTAATAATTTGGTAGAAATAATAAGGGGATAAACGtcgaataatttaaatatacctAAATACATGCCTCCGGTGGCAAAACTCCGGAAAGGGTTTGAATGAGTTGAATAATCCACTTTGACAGCTTCTGGTAACTTTTCTACCTCATCACTTCAACTGTTTGTATctgtttttgttgtttttatacGAAAATATTACACTACACTTTGCACTTGAACAAAACCACCGtttaatttaatggaattCTCGAAAATGGTCTCAACAACATAATTTGAACATAATCGCGACCGAAATTAAAACGTAACTCAGCAGCAAACTGAACCGCGATTTAAAaacaagaataaaataaaacaaaagagGAACAACCATAATGTCCACTACCACTGCGATATTGTCCGATTCCACTGAGGACACATTACAACTGAGATTAAAATCGCGTCCGTAATTGCAATGAAAGCACCGAATCGTTAATGCGGATATTGCCAAAAATTCGTCCGTTTTCTAATTACACGGAAACccacaaattaaataaacaaattcggGCGCTACAATCAAAATTCAAGTGTATTCGCCGAAATCCACCGATGTTGTCAGTCGTCAGAAGTTCCGAACGGCAAGCACGACAAGTATGTAAAGTATTGTAGGAATTATAGGCACATTGCAGGACTTTCggttaatatttttccaaaaacacgcTCTGCACTGTATGAAACGGACGTTTATATAAAAGGGTACTTACCAAAATTGAATCTTGGGCCCTCTGCGGCGATTTTCACGCTAATTAGGACGGATTTTGGTCCGTTAATACGAAGAGTTTGTCTGTTTGTGGTATGCCAGGAATGGTACAAAGAATCTAGACAACGCGAACGCTACGGCGCAACGGCGAGCGCGCATAGCAAAGCCTTTGGGAAGCCAGTTCTCGTCATCCATCCCACTCTCCTGACCAACccaaatgattaaaaaaaggaaagtaCAAATACTATCGACCTCTGCTAGCAATTGCATGAAACACTAGAAGTTTTTCAATAGAGTCCTGCTGTAGACAATGTAAAGATTGATACTTAACctcgttttaaattttattatttgttattcacAGGTCATACATCAGTATCGTATTATAAATAGTTATTCTgctgttgttattaaattttactgtaaaaaaaaactagataCAACCATAGTTAAATAgttcttattaaaattcaaaatgaacttGCATCAGGCCTCTGTGGCTGACGTCTTAAGGTGCACTCAAAGAGACCAGGCTTTTATTGATGACTTGGAAAGTAAATTGCACTCCTTCCTGAAGTTTTTTGGAGCTCCTGTCTACCACAAGATCAGTAGATTAGTCCCCTCAGTTGCAAATGTATGGTATTACTACATGACCTCACTGGGGAATCTCCAAACATTGGGAGAAGAATACACAGGCATTGTTCGGTTTACTAATGGACAGCAGACACCTTCGGGGTTAGTAAgtattattacaaattaaagGATAAAGAATCTACTCTGTTATGTTTGGTTGGAAGTAGGAATTGATATCAATtgtcaaaaagaaaaaaaatgcttatttacTATACATTGCCAAGTAGttgaaatataaatacatCAGCTGTTACCTATTTGTAATGTGTTTGATGATAAATAGGAAATTACTTAATCAAGgcacaatttttataattaatcaCTTACTTGGAgggttttttaatgttcacCAGTTGCTATGCAACTAAACACAGTATAGCTAAACTTACCTTatacaaattttgacattttgtcaTTAATCTTGTATGGATTTTCATGCCAGATTTGTCAAACAACATAAtgtcttaaattattatatgctTCAAgctattcttattttttttacaattcaggataaaatttcatgtaaaaatGATGAAGgatgaattattttcttctgattAAAGAGGCAAGTTACTCAAGTTATTTTAGGCTATTTTCAGTCCTTAATTTCTTTACAAATCAAGTTGAAATATGTTgtcaaaatggcaaaaaatacaGTAAGTTTGAGAAGAATCAGTTAAGTCTAATGcctaaattattaaagaatcaattttcccaaattatttaagttttttattctttttttctttatttctcatcaATTTAGATTCAATTTTCATGTCAAAATGGTGAAGAAAATACAGTGTTCTTTATATGGCTAAATGGtgcttttcaaattaaaaaaatcgttgaaCTCATTGACTTTAAAACTGCAGGTTTGGTGTTACTTAGATGGTTTGTCTATTCTATCTCCATGTTAAGCCTGTTTTGTACCAGAGAGCACACTGAATGCTCTAATTACTTtctcaatattaaatttgggGCTTTGCTTAAGTACAATGTGAGTGATgctattttttgtataaaatggcATTTAAGTGTCTAATCCTATTCCTGACCAAACTTGACTTAAACTGCAATGTTATCTCTTGAATAATCCTTAAATCAGGTTTGTAGATATAAGTTTTTCTTAACAATCCACAATCATCTTAATAATAACTTCTGAAATACCTTATTATTTCAGACGCAATTAATCTGGCTAATACTATACATTGGAGGTGAGCCTCTTCTAGACAGAGCCCTTGCTTATACAGAGATGCAGGTGGTTCAATCTCTGAGCTTGAGACAGCAAGCAAAGGATATGCTACTCAAGCTTATTCGGATTTTCAGATccgaaaaattaattttcaaaagaattcaccattcatttttttacattaataggaaatattattatatagcAAACCGACTAACAGGAATTAAATATGTGAGTTTAATTTGCATCTTTTAAATCAAGATTAATTTGCCTCCTTATAGGTTTTGCTAAGAGACTGGTTCCAGAATGATTCGTTCTCAGGCACCTTTAAACTACTAGGGGAACTAACGCtgttctatattttatttaatacggtgcagaaagttttttttaacgacAATCTTTCTGTAGGTAATGCAAGAATTTCGGAAAAATCAGCGGAGTCATcgaaaaattgtatattatgtGCGGATAAGTTAAAGAGCCCTACTGCCACTCCCTGTGGCCATATTTTTTGTTGGGACTGTTTGTGCGATTCTCTGAATTACCAAAGAAGCTGTCCTCTGTGCAGAATGGAAGTTGAACCAAATAGGATAATATTCTTACAGAATTAtctttagaattaaattaataaaaaattgtatataaatgTTATGCAAACgaggaaatatatttttaacttttttccaaagaatGCTTTGAAGAAATCCTCTGAGACTTCTATCGGAAATATTATATGGGTTGTCCAAACACACAAAATTTTATGACAAACTCAGcgttttattagtaaaatatatttacataataattGATTACTTTTCCACGATTTTATCTTGAATCAAGCGCCGCTTAAAACTCAGTATCCAATGTACTAAATAGTGTATAAAAATATGGCATATGCAACTGTTTAATGCACAATATAAACTTTACACCTAGGAGACTGACAAAGTATATTATAATATCGTTGAGTACTCATCATATATTATAGCCAATAAAGGCTATCATGATCCATCAGATAAGGCCAGCACTAATTTCATTTCTTCGCCTGTgcaaataaaagtaatttagaatttcacaGCCAGTAGCAAAACATTTAAGCCGAAATTCCGAAATTAACCAACTATAGACGTCTAAGCactgttaattaaaatacgGACGGTATAAACGATTATTCAATCAAGATTGTAGGGTTATAGGCCCTGGTACTGAGAGCTTTTAATGATGAactatataataaataaagccaTAAAAAATCCTTCAGAGCGACGTTTTTCATCTACGTAATTATGAAGAACTTCAACGGAGACTGCAATACTACCTTTATATTCGATAtagtttaaagttttatttacatGAGCTAAAAGCTCTTTTATCCTATAAGCAGATAGTAATAAAAAGTACTTAAGTAGACTTCAGCGTAATTTGTTTAACAAAATAGTACGTATCTTCAACCTCTTCCATAATTCACTGTATGACCATTTGGACAAGAACCAATATTGCAACCAACTCTgcaaagaatatttaaatctttaaaCTTTGAAAGCATCTGACGATTGCGGTTTCTTCTTCGGCTGGTACCCGTataagaatattgaaaaaatcacgAACCCCGCTCCAAAAATGAACTGTAAACTCAGCTgaaaatcaaacaaataaatcGAGCCGATGCATGAGATTACTATTGCCAAAGACGTAGCGAAGCCCTTCAGAATGTTATCCGCATATTTTACCACTACGGCTACTATAAGGCCTCCGCAAGCTTGCAGAACTACCAAATAATCGACAAACTTATCGTATCCAAAAAAGAAACCTTTTTCGAATATTTGCCGACCGTCGTAAGTGTAACACGAAATTAGACCCAAAGGAATTGAACATAGAGCTAATTGAACGTTCCGCATCCAAACAGTTATATCGCTGCCTTTGAGAATCTTCTCGAAGTAAACTCCTGCAAATCCTGAGAGGGCGCACGCAGAGAGAGCTGCCATAAACCCTGAAATTCCTCagaatatttgattttgtcAGTTTTCATCAAAGAGCAATCTTACCAATAAATCTGCTTTGACCCTCAGTGTTTTTAGAGGTACTTTGCTCGTGTCCTTGAGCCATCTGCACCAGTACTACCCCAATAATCAAAGTTAGCAATGAAACCCATTGTGTTCTCAGCAAACTTCTTTTAAGGATAAACACAGAGAATAATGCAGTTGTCAGAATTTTCAGTTGATATGTTACCTAAAGTATGCCTTAAACTAAATTACCTTAAATGCACTCAGTTGAGTAAATTACCTGATAAGTGGCGGCATCTAAATGCGATGCAGACACATATAACAGATTGTTTTGCACTAAATATACAAATGAAGGAACACATACTTTGAGTGTGTCGATAGGTTGCTGGATTATTTGCCTGTTTATTGTGTCTAGAAGACCTACAATACTGCCAGATTCTAGATACACTAGAGCTATGCAGGTAATGAATTTTACTACTTCGGACATAAGAACagctaaaagaaaatattaggtaGTAGTACCTAAATATgtagattttaaaaagtactttgcatgaaatcaattttatcttGCCATGcttaaaatggcaaaaaacaGTAATTACTGAAAACAAGATAAAGATTGTGAGAACAATACAAACATAACCAAATCTTTATAATACCCGTGGAAGTCCTTAAGCTCTTAAATAAACAGCAAGCATTGTTACATACCTGTTGATGAAATGAACATATCCCCATCGCGAGTTCTGCCATATCTCATACTAAGTCCTAGGATGGCATTTTGTAATGTTAGTGTCACCAAACTAACATATTTAAGGGTATTATTTGAGTCTATAGCAAAGAAAGAAGACATTAGAGTTATTTTATGAAGTTCTATGTGAAAAAGTTGACATTTGTGTGCCTAAAGTCATAGTTAAAGTAGCTCAATTTattaggaaaacaaaatttttataatttgcatacatgcatatatatatatatatgtggaattactaaaatatttgcactttaCATTCAAATGCAAATCAGAGAtactataaaattttgttacagAAATTGGCCTTAGAAGGAATAAAAGTATTGACATAGTATGTTTAGGCTACAGCCAGGAGGAAgccaaattaactttttggttttcaaaaaacctaTAGATGTATACCAAATGATTTAGTGAAGTACCAGGATCTTAAAGTGAACATAGAACTCTTACCTCGTTTTTGCATTGTCACAGCTTCTTTACCTAAAGAGTCTTTTCCTATGGGAGTAGTTTCCTGAGCAGTATTGGCCCCCGcactgttaaatttttcttcaattccCTTCTATGGccaaaaatttagagaacagccccaagaaaaaaatgaaatggaaCATAGAACATGAATTGatacttaaattaaaaattaagaaaattatttttaagtgcaCAATAGGTAAGATATGAGATTCGGCAGGAATTAAGAATTTAAGACTGTCGACGTTGCAGGGATTTGAATTTTGCCacacatttaaaaactaaataaattagcaccgaaaataaataatagttgTTTACGTTTTTGACCTTTACCACTTGTCATTTGAATAACCAATATCAAATTCAGCTGATATTTGTTTTACGGCGAATTGACAAAATCTATTGCTatccttttttaaaaagtgcaaTTGAAAGAAATGAGCAGTGAACCGTTGATTGCGTATTTTTCCCCTAAAAAAACTGCCGTCTTTAAGCAACAATGGCGGATGAGCGATTCAATAATCGTACTCGTGTAACCTAACTTAAAAATTCGAACAAAATTGGTCTGggaatgaaaatatttaagggTTAATACTACAAAAATCtttacaaaaatgatccgtagTGACCTTATAAGACGACTATTGCAAATAACCCCAAAATCCACACTAATTCGTCCCAGTTCATCCTCCCAACTCAACATTGAAAAGTTGGAAAAGGATACTACTGAAACGGCTATGGGTACCTCTTTATTTGCGTTGCACCAGGGCTTCCTTAACATGCTAATTCAATTTATAGTAACTGAAGACGAGGAAACTAGACAAAGGGAAGAGGAATTGCAAAGGAAAAGGAATAAGTCGAGGCTCAAGGAGCCAGACTACAGAATGTTGCACGAACAGAACCCTTACCCTGAGCCGGAGATTTGGCATCACGGAACCCTCAAATATATAAGGAGGACTTATGGTAGGTATGGTGCAGCCTCTGGTGTGAATCCTTCAATTTGTTGGCCTGTAAAGGTaagttattttatataaaaagaaatgtgTAATTGTCTTATAGAATTTTAATCAGaatttataataacaatattcacttaaaaatttagaCCCCTCctaataaagcaaatttattacTGGAAATCACATCATCTTCATCTTCACTGGATGAAGTGTTTTCAGTTTCAGATTTAACATTCTGATCTTCATCACTGTCTTCGTTCTTTACTTCTTCATCACTTGATTCACTATTATTAGTTTCAGGAACAAACTCTCCATCTCCCTCTTCTTGTGAAAATGCTTTTATCCACCTTACTTCGTTCACTCCAACATGTTTTTCCCAATATTCCTTTTCCTTTAAATAACCAATAGGCCTCAAACACAAACATATCTTCCCATCTAAAGCCATCCTTAGTATACTATTGGCTGCTCTATAAGTGTCAAGCCGAGCTGCCCTTGCAGTCAGGTATACCCGTTTTTTAGCCCAACCATCACATATGTCCATTGGAGACCATGTGTTGTCATTATAAGGGTGTTCAATTcgcaacattttaattaagtctAATCGTTCTGCTAAAAACCTGATTGTTGAATAGGGCTCCCTTAATTGGGCTATAGGAAAGCTGCCCATCAATACTTGTAGGGGTTTAGGAACTTTAGATGGAAACACTAATCCTGGACAATCACACAAACGCACTTGCGGAGTGAGGAAGATTGTTTGGAAATGTTTTGTGTGACCAGGAGTCTTTGAAATGCTCACTACTTTTTTGCCCATAATTGCATTCATTAATGATGATTTCCCCACATTAGGCTGTCCAATGCAACCAACAGTTAATATTCCccctttgaatttttcatattgatAAAAACCAGTTTCATTTTGTTGGTGTAAAGTTTCTCCTATTTCAACTTTCTCATCATTTTCAATGTCCTCATGcatttcagatttaattttattttgccagGTAGTAAGATTTACTTTATCTCCCACTAAGCTTTGGCAAacatcaaataatttttgagtgCCTTCTGCTGCCATATGCAATCGTCCTTTTCTGCGCCTAATTTGAAGACCTCCTTTATCAGCTTTTTGACTCACTAAATTATAGCTAGGAATGCTAGTGAACATACACACTTTGAGCAAAGGATAGTGTTGTTGGAAATAATGTTTCCATGCTACAACTAAAGAAGCAGGAACCAGGTCAATTTTGTTAAGGACCAAAATGAAATCTTTGCCTAGGTCTTTAGTTACATAAGTGTATAACAGGGGTGGGAACATAGTGGCTGAAAATCTAACATCCACAATGAAAAGGATTATGTCAGATAATTCTAATACTCTCCATAGCTGTCGCCAGGTCTCTAAATTTAGCTCAAAATAGCTGAGATCTTTTAAGTCATAATTGACCTCGATTTTATTAAGATATTCATGGAAGTATCTGTTTTCTTGTGCCTCTAATTGTTCCTTGGACAAATTAAAGTTCCATGCAGGCCTCTTTGGAAAATCCAAGGcatcttcaaaaaaatcactGGCTTCAATTTCTAAGTCTTTCTCCTCTACTGGAACCAGTACTTGCCGGGAAAACTCTTTCATTTGCTTTATTTCCTCATTAGATTCAGAAAAGAACTGAAGTGCATACCTGTTGGGCTTGGAACCATGTCCTTTAGTTGGCTGATAGTTTAATTTTCTCACACTGGAACTGGATTCACTTTCATTGTCGCCACCAGGTCTTTGCAACAAAGGTACTTTGTTTTCGCCTTGTCTTCGCTCTCTTTTGGCTTTAAGTTGTTCTTTCTTAGCTTTCCCACTAAAAGGGGTCTTTCTACGTCCTTGAGGCATTATGACTGATATTGAAAGAAGAGATAAATAATTACAGAATAGTGAGAGAATTACGAATACATCGCTATTAGCAGCAAATCCAGTAAACGTAAAATTTCTGAACAGTTAAAAGGAAAGGCTGAATTCTAACCTCAAAATGTGAAGTTGGCAGTTTGAGGGAGTAGTTAGAGTAACGATACTTTAATACGTTCTATTATTACGCATTAAGAGCGCTTCGAGCTGTAGTTCGGTGTAATTAGAACAGATGCGCAACTGcccgtatacagggtgttctgaAATTAATACATgataatttaacaaaagtttaaaatttcatttgatattttccCCAACCCAGATAGATTTGTCAATTCATCGTCAAAGCTTACaagattatatttttttgtaatcagGGTTCTTTTTACCACCCCAAACTTCTTTATTGTACGCCACTACCTACTCACTTTTAAAAGCTCAGACATTTTTATTCAGAAAACTGGAAGTTTACGTACATTCTTgcaaataaatcgaaaacaagTGAAGACTCGAAGACAAAGCAAGAAgccatttcttttttaaattgaataagaaATGTCAATTTCAAGAACGGTTAGTGGCTTatcataaaaaagtttaagataatgaaaagaaatttcaccGTAGAGAAATATGACTCtcttatgaagaaaaaatgatatacagttttaaaatgtaaCATCCCGTATCTTAGAAATGCAGAGTTTTCGCAATTatgttcataaattattttataatatttttagtctTAGTATACTCTATTATATTAAGGCATACTAATTTCAGAACGCTCTGTATAATAAATGTGTTGGGTTCCTTgctgtaaaaattaattaaataggtGTTTGAGaacaattgattaaaaaattatggtacACGAATTGACAAACTAACTGCATTAGAAAGTTAATTAGAGACGAtgcttaattattattaatgggGATATTTCGCATTCCTGCACATATACGGGATGTTGCAAAATAAGTCTGCCAATTTCTTACTGTAGATTCTTGTGAGCAATTTCGATCACAGAACCTAAATTTAAGAAAGAAAGTTCGCACGAACGTAGATCCGTTCTCGCTTCATGTCTAAAATacaaagtgttaaaaaaatatgatttttaaaattttttcctaataagtccATTCTagcattaaacatttttattaaaatagggGAACTTAAAATAAGTGTAGAGGCTCACCTctcgaatatttttcataaagttaATCGTTCTCGTCAAAACGAAAACATTACTTGCtaactattattaaaattgcaagACTAAATTATATAGTACCTTACATTACTtataaaagaacaattaaataatgtgTTAAAAATACCCCTCATCTGCGAGAGTCGCATCTCGGCTCTTTTTCgcatatatttatatatacatatattctttGATAACTTCctgatgtatttttttttattgtgtaaaACGAATGGATTATGCGATTTCTCAGTTGCAGATTGTTgcgttttatatttttccat
It includes:
- the Ns4 gene encoding guanine nucleotide-binding protein-like 1 isoform X1; translated protein: MPQGRRKTPFSGKAKKEQLKAKRERRQGENKVPLLQRPGGDNESESSSSVRKLNYQPTKGHGSKPNRYALQFFSESNEEIKQMKEFSRQVLVPVEEKDLEIEASDFFEDALDFPKRPAWNFNLSKEQLEAQENRYFHEYLNKIEVNYDLKDLSYFELNLETWRQLWRVLELSDIILFIVDVRFSATMFPPLLYTYVTKDLGKDFILVLNKIDLVPASLVVAWKHYFQQHYPLLKVCMFTSIPSYNLVSQKADKGGLQIRRRKGRLHMAAEGTQKLFDVCQSLVGDKVNLTTWQNKIKSEMHEDIENDEKVEIGETLHQQNETGFYQYEKFKGGILTVGCIGQPNVGKSSLMNAIMGKKVVSISKTPGHTKHFQTIFLTPQVRLCDCPGLVFPSKVPKPLQVLMGSFPIAQLREPYSTIRFLAERLDLIKMLRIEHPYNDNTWSPMDICDGWAKKRVYLTARAARLDTYRAANSILRMALDGKICLCLRPIGYLKEKEYWEKHVGVNEVRWIKAFSQEEGDGEFVPETNNSESSDEEVKNEDSDEDQNVKSETENTSSSEDEDDVISSNKFALLGGANKLKDSHQRLHHTYHKSSLYI
- the Ns4 gene encoding guanine nucleotide-binding protein-like 1 isoform X2 yields the protein MPQGRRKTPFSGKAKKEQLKAKRERRQGENKVPLLQRPGGDNESESSSSVRKLNYQPTKGHGSKPNRYALQFFSESNEEIKQMKEFSRQVLVPVEEKDLEIEASDFFEDALDFPKRPAWNFNLSKEQLEAQENRYFHEYLNKIEVNYDLKDLSYFELNLETWRQLWRVLELSDIILFIVDVRFSATMFPPLLYTYVTKDLGKDFILVLNKIDLVPASLVVAWKHYFQQHYPLLKVCMFTSIPSYNLVSQKADKGGLQIRRRKGRLHMAAEGTQKLFDVCQSLVGDKVNLTTWQNKIKSEMHEDIENDEKVEIGETLHQQNETGFYQYEKFKGGILTVGCIGQPNVGKSSLMNAIMGKKVVSISKTPGHTKHFQTIFLTPQVRLCDCPGLVFPSKVPKPLQVLMGSFPIAQLREPYSTIRFLAERLDLIKMLRIEHPYNDNTWSPMDICDGWAKKRVYLTARAARLDTYRAANSILRMALDGKICLCLRPIGYLKEKEYWEKHVGVNEVRWIKAFSQEEGDGEFVPETNNSESSDEEVKNEDSDEDQNVKSETENTSSSEDEDDANKLKDSHQRLHHTYHKSSLYI
- the Ugalt gene encoding UDP-galactose/UDP-N-acetylglucosamine transporter srf-3, encoding MQKRDSNNTLKYVSLVTLTLQNAILGLSMRYGRTRDGDMFISSTAVLMSEVVKFITCIALVYLESGSIVGLLDTINRQIIQQPIDTLKVCVPSFVYLVQNNLLYVSASHLDAATYQVTYQLKILTTALFSVFILKRSLLRTQWVSLLTLIIGVVLVQMAQGHEQSTSKNTEGQSRFIGFMAALSACALSGFAGVYFEKILKGSDITVWMRNVQLALCSIPLGLISCYTYDGRQIFEKGFFFGYDKFVDYLVVLQACGGLIVAVVVKYADNILKGFATSLAIVISCIGSIYLFDFQLSLQFIFGAGFVIFSIFLYGYQPKKKPQSSDAFKV
- the LOC136408719 gene encoding peroxisome biogenesis factor 10-like, whose translation is MNLHQASVADVLRCTQRDQAFIDDLESKLHSFLKFFGAPVYHKISRLVPSVANVWYYYMTSLGNLQTLGEEYTGIVRFTNGQQTPSGLTQLIWLILYIGGEPLLDRALAYTEMQVVQSLSLRQQAKDMLLKLIRIFRSEKLIFKRIHHSFFYINRKYYYIANRLTGIKYVLLRDWFQNDSFSGTFKLLGELTLFYILFNTVQKVFFNDNLSVGNARISEKSAESSKNCILCADKLKSPTATPCGHIFCWDCLCDSLNYQRSCPLCRMEVEPNRIIFLQNYL